One segment of Streptomyces sp. NBC_00576 DNA contains the following:
- a CDS encoding class E sortase, which translates to MSGRLIIRTVSELCVTVGTVIVLFVVYVLFWTGVKADSVMDDQIDQLQEQWSKGTVTQPPETPAAPTSTTNPADPKPPGPYTSGRPFAIMYIPRLGFTWNKPVLEGTKTNTLKKGLGHYATTARLGQEGNFSVAGHRRTYGDPFKDFPRLRRGDAVVLTDGTTWFTYRIDKGPYKTVPTDIEVIDPVPRKSGYTRSGRYLTLTTCDPEWGHSHRLIVWAHLDSTQPVEAGKPAALRR; encoded by the coding sequence GTGTCGGGGCGCTTGATCATCAGAACGGTCAGCGAACTGTGCGTCACGGTGGGCACGGTGATCGTGCTCTTCGTCGTGTATGTGCTGTTCTGGACGGGCGTGAAGGCCGACAGCGTCATGGACGACCAGATCGACCAGTTACAGGAACAGTGGTCGAAGGGCACGGTGACGCAGCCACCGGAGACGCCGGCCGCCCCCACGAGCACCACCAACCCGGCAGACCCGAAGCCACCCGGGCCCTACACCTCGGGCAGGCCCTTCGCGATCATGTACATCCCGCGGCTTGGTTTCACGTGGAACAAGCCCGTGCTCGAAGGCACGAAAACGAACACCCTGAAGAAGGGCCTCGGCCACTACGCCACCACCGCGCGGCTCGGCCAGGAGGGCAACTTCTCGGTCGCCGGCCACCGGCGTACGTACGGCGATCCGTTCAAGGACTTCCCGAGGCTGCGCCGCGGGGATGCGGTGGTGCTGACGGACGGGACGACGTGGTTCACGTATCGGATCGACAAAGGGCCCTACAAAACCGTGCCCACGGACATTGAGGTGATCGATCCTGTGCCACGTAAGAGCGGGTACACGCGTTCGGGTCGTTATCTCACGCTGACCACGTGCGATCCGGAGTGGGGACACAGCCATCGGCTGATCGTCTGGGCGCACCTGGACTCCACACAGCCTGTGGAGGCCGGGAAACCTGCGGCGCTGCGCCGTTAA
- a CDS encoding DUF881 domain-containing protein, which translates to MSNSADSPGTASSPPHNRRFRPVRVLTVGVFALAGLIFFTSFDTAKGTNIRTDSSLLKLSDLIQERSHKNGRLDESNATLRDDVEALVERDDGSTEAEDARLAALEKAAGTQKLKGEALTVTLNDAPPNATAKLPGYPEPQPDYLVIHQQDLQAVVNALWQGGAKGIKVMDQRLISTSAVRCVGNTLILQGRVYSPPYKITAIGDPEKLRSSLTASKAIQNYMVYVNVYGLGWQVDEDGTVTLPGYSGTVDLHYAKPVE; encoded by the coding sequence TTGAGCAATTCTGCCGACTCTCCCGGGACGGCTTCCAGTCCTCCCCATAACCGCCGTTTCCGCCCGGTGCGGGTGCTCACCGTGGGGGTCTTCGCCCTCGCCGGGCTGATCTTCTTCACGAGCTTCGACACGGCCAAGGGCACGAATATCCGCACGGACTCCTCTCTGCTGAAGCTCTCGGACCTCATCCAGGAGCGCAGCCACAAGAACGGGCGGCTCGACGAGTCCAACGCGACCCTGCGCGACGACGTCGAGGCGCTCGTCGAGCGCGACGACGGCAGCACCGAGGCCGAGGACGCCAGGCTGGCGGCGCTGGAGAAGGCCGCGGGCACCCAGAAGCTCAAGGGCGAGGCACTCACGGTCACCCTCAACGACGCCCCGCCGAACGCCACCGCGAAACTCCCCGGCTACCCCGAGCCACAGCCCGACTACCTGGTCATCCACCAGCAGGATCTGCAGGCCGTGGTGAACGCCCTGTGGCAGGGCGGGGCCAAGGGCATCAAGGTCATGGACCAGCGCCTGATCTCCACCAGCGCGGTCCGCTGTGTGGGCAACACCCTGATCCTGCAGGGACGCGTCTACTCGCCGCCGTACAAGATCACGGCGATCGGCGACCCGGAGAAGCTGAGGAGCTCGCTCACGGCGTCCAAAGCGATCCAGAACTACATGGTGTACGTCAACGTCTACGGGCTCGGCTGGCAGGTCGACGAGGACGGGACGGTGACTCTGCCCGGCTACTCGGGCACAGTGGACCTGCACTACGCGAAGCCTGTGGAGTAG
- a CDS encoding FtsW/RodA/SpoVE family cell cycle protein, whose protein sequence is MSSTTNASQHHTSTIGAIGTPSRRNTELALLVFAVVIPVFAYVNVGLAIDDKIPAGLLSYGLGLGLIAGVGHLVVRKFAPYADPLLLPLATLLNGVGLVVIWRLDQSEKLQQRREFFEAAPRQLLNSALGVALFVAVLILLKDHRILQRYTYISMAGAIVLLVLPLVPGLGVNIFGAKIWINIPGLGTVQPGEFAKIALAIFFAGYLMVKRDALALASRRFMGLYLPRGRDLGPIIVVWIISILILVFETDLGTSLLFFGMFIIMLYVATERTSWIVFGLLMSAVGAVGVASFEPHIQTRVQAWLDPLREYKLSQAGPTGDGILHSEQAMQALWAFGSGGTLGTGLGQGNSDLIGFAANSDFVLATFGEELGLAGVMAILLLYGLIVERGVRTALAARDPFGKLLAIGLSGAFALQVFVVAGGVMGLIPLTGMTMPFLAYGGSSVIANWALIGILLRISDTARRPAPAPAPSPDAEMTQVVRP, encoded by the coding sequence ATGAGCAGTACAACCAACGCTTCGCAGCACCACACGTCCACGATCGGCGCGATCGGCACTCCGAGCCGGCGCAACACCGAACTGGCACTGCTGGTGTTCGCCGTCGTCATCCCGGTCTTCGCCTACGTCAACGTGGGCCTGGCCATCGACGACAAGATCCCCGCAGGCCTCCTCAGCTACGGCCTCGGCCTCGGCTTGATCGCCGGCGTCGGCCACCTCGTCGTACGCAAGTTCGCCCCGTACGCCGATCCACTCCTGCTGCCCCTGGCCACGCTGCTCAACGGTGTCGGCCTTGTCGTCATCTGGCGGCTGGACCAGTCCGAAAAGCTCCAGCAGAGGAGGGAGTTCTTCGAGGCGGCCCCCCGCCAGCTGCTGAACTCCGCACTGGGCGTCGCCCTGTTCGTGGCGGTGCTGATCCTCCTCAAGGACCACCGCATCCTCCAGCGCTACACCTACATCTCCATGGCCGGAGCCATCGTCCTGCTGGTCCTGCCGCTGGTCCCGGGCCTCGGTGTCAACATCTTCGGCGCCAAGATCTGGATCAACATCCCCGGCCTGGGCACCGTCCAGCCCGGCGAGTTCGCGAAGATCGCCCTCGCGATCTTCTTCGCCGGCTACCTGATGGTGAAACGCGACGCGCTCGCCCTCGCCAGCCGCCGTTTCATGGGCCTGTACCTGCCCCGCGGCCGCGACCTCGGTCCGATCATCGTGGTGTGGATCATCTCGATCCTGATCCTGGTCTTCGAGACCGACCTCGGTACGTCGCTGCTGTTCTTCGGAATGTTCATCATCATGCTGTACGTCGCCACCGAGCGGACCAGCTGGATCGTCTTCGGTCTGCTGATGTCGGCGGTCGGCGCGGTCGGCGTGGCGAGTTTCGAGCCGCACATCCAGACACGTGTGCAGGCCTGGCTGGACCCGTTGCGCGAGTACAAGCTCAGCCAAGCCGGGCCCACCGGCGACGGCATCCTCCACTCCGAGCAGGCGATGCAGGCCCTGTGGGCGTTCGGCTCCGGCGGCACCCTCGGCACCGGGCTCGGCCAGGGCAACTCCGACCTCATCGGCTTCGCCGCCAACTCCGACTTCGTCCTCGCCACTTTCGGCGAGGAACTCGGCCTGGCCGGCGTCATGGCGATCCTGCTCCTCTACGGCCTGATCGTGGAACGCGGCGTCCGCACCGCCCTCGCCGCCCGCGACCCCTTCGGCAAGCTGCTGGCCATCGGCCTGTCCGGTGCCTTCGCACTCCAGGTCTTCGTCGTCGCCGGCGGCGTCATGGGCCTGATCCCGCTGACTGGTATGACGATGCCGTTCCTGGCGTACGGCGGTTCCTCCGTCATCGCCAACTGGGCCCTCATCGGCATCCTGCTCAGAATCAGCGACACCGCACGCCGTCCGGCGCCCGCCCCGGCGCCCAGCCCCGACGCCGAGATGACCCAGGTGGTCCGACCGTGA
- a CDS encoding class E sortase yields the protein MTALRPERESGSAYGGDTGDQETSYGQQQPYEAPGAFEAAVDGLVDPLSDPLPGQRNEPPPPPARGRGRRRRSSHARPYDASAERGAAEHRDPGPESGYDSRGYAQDWQVGVFDEQVPPAPPAASPVTPPAPPAAVPPVVVPPIDQETVALRLADLPPDLRPEAPRISDEARTSATSAGTGATGASEGPFAAGGRAARRRAAKARHGRPGGPQEASEDTTAESGAIGAPLSRVAARQAARAQKPGMAVMASRAIGEVFITTGVLMLLFVTYQLWWTNVRAHAQAGNEASSLQDDWASGKRAPGVFEPGQGFAILDIPKLDVVVPIAEGTSKKKVLDRGMVGHYAEDSLKTAMPGDATGNFGLAGHRNTHGEPFRYINRLKKGDAIVVETQDKYYVYKMEAILPVTSPSNTSVLNPIPNGSGFTGPGRYITLTTCTPEFTSKYRMIVWGKMVEERPRSKGKPDALVQ from the coding sequence GTGACCGCCCTGCGCCCCGAGCGCGAGTCCGGCTCCGCGTACGGCGGAGACACCGGCGACCAGGAAACCTCGTACGGGCAGCAGCAGCCGTACGAGGCGCCGGGCGCGTTCGAGGCGGCGGTGGACGGCCTGGTGGACCCGCTGAGCGACCCGTTGCCGGGGCAGCGCAACGAACCGCCTCCGCCGCCGGCCCGCGGGCGGGGGCGGCGGAGGCGGAGCAGTCATGCGCGGCCCTACGACGCCTCGGCCGAGCGCGGGGCGGCGGAGCACCGGGACCCCGGACCCGAGTCCGGGTACGACTCGCGGGGGTACGCGCAGGACTGGCAGGTGGGGGTTTTCGACGAGCAGGTGCCTCCCGCGCCTCCCGCGGCTTCTCCGGTGACGCCTCCCGCGCCCCCGGCTGCCGTTCCTCCCGTGGTTGTCCCGCCCATCGACCAGGAGACGGTGGCGCTGCGGCTGGCGGACCTGCCTCCCGATCTGCGTCCCGAGGCGCCGCGAATAAGCGACGAGGCCCGGACGTCCGCGACCTCGGCCGGCACAGGGGCCACAGGCGCCTCTGAGGGCCCTTTTGCGGCCGGTGGGCGCGCAGCGCGCCGCAGGGCCGCCAAGGCCCGCCACGGGCGTCCTGGGGGCCCGCAGGAGGCGTCGGAGGACACGACCGCCGAGTCCGGGGCGATCGGAGCGCCCCTCTCGCGGGTGGCGGCGCGGCAGGCCGCCCGGGCGCAGAAGCCGGGCATGGCGGTGATGGCGAGCCGTGCGATCGGTGAGGTGTTCATCACCACCGGTGTACTGATGCTGCTGTTCGTGACCTACCAGCTGTGGTGGACGAACGTCCGGGCGCACGCGCAAGCCGGGAACGAGGCGAGCAGCCTCCAGGACGACTGGGCGAGCGGGAAGCGCGCGCCGGGGGTGTTCGAGCCGGGGCAGGGCTTCGCGATCCTGGACATCCCCAAGCTGGACGTGGTGGTGCCGATCGCGGAGGGCACCAGCAAGAAGAAGGTGCTGGACCGGGGCATGGTCGGCCACTACGCGGAGGACAGTCTGAAGACGGCGATGCCGGGTGACGCGACCGGCAACTTCGGGCTCGCGGGCCACCGCAACACGCACGGGGAGCCGTTCCGGTACATCAACCGGCTGAAGAAGGGCGACGCGATCGTCGTCGAGACGCAGGACAAGTACTACGTCTACAAGATGGAGGCGATCCTGCCGGTCACGTCGCCGAGCAACACGAGCGTGCTGAACCCGATTCCGAACGGCTCGGGTTTCACCGGGCCGGGCCGCTACATCACCCTCACGACGTGTACGCCGGAGTTCACGAGCAAGTACCGGATGATCGTGTGGGGCAAGATGGTCGAGGAACGGCCGCGCAGCAAGGGAAAGCCGGATGCGCTCGTGCAGTAA
- a CDS encoding aminodeoxychorismate/anthranilate synthase component II, producing the protein MSARILVVDNYDSFVFNLVQYLYQLGAECEVLRNDEVSTAHAQDGFDGVLLSPGPGTPEEAGVCIEMVRHCAATGVPVFGVCLGMQSMQVAYGGVVDRAPELLHGKTSLVEHEGRGVFAGLPSPFTATRYHSLAAEPETVPAELEVTARTHDGIIMGLRHRELPVEGVQFHPESVLTEHGHLMLANWLVECGDRGAVARSVGLAPVVGRATA; encoded by the coding sequence GTGAGCGCACGGATTCTCGTCGTCGACAACTACGACAGCTTCGTCTTCAACCTGGTCCAGTACCTGTACCAGCTGGGCGCCGAGTGCGAGGTGCTGCGCAACGACGAGGTGTCGACGGCGCACGCGCAGGACGGCTTCGACGGTGTGCTGCTGTCGCCGGGCCCGGGTACACCGGAGGAGGCCGGCGTCTGCATCGAGATGGTCCGCCACTGCGCGGCGACGGGCGTCCCCGTCTTCGGCGTGTGCCTGGGCATGCAGTCGATGCAGGTGGCGTACGGCGGTGTGGTGGACCGTGCCCCCGAGCTGCTGCATGGAAAGACATCCCTCGTGGAACACGAGGGCAGGGGCGTCTTCGCGGGCCTGCCGAGCCCTTTCACGGCGACCCGCTACCACTCCCTGGCGGCGGAGCCGGAGACGGTCCCGGCCGAGCTCGAAGTGACCGCCCGTACGCACGACGGCATCATCATGGGCCTCCGACACCGCGAACTCCCGGTCGAGGGTGTGCAGTTCCACCCCGAGTCGGTGCTGACGGAGCACGGTCACCTGATGCTGGCCAACTGGCTGGTGGAGTGCGGTGACCGGGGTGCTGTGGCGAGGTCGGTGGGGCTCGCCCCGGTGGTGGGCAGGGCCACGGCGTGA
- the pknB gene encoding Stk1 family PASTA domain-containing Ser/Thr kinase — translation MEEPRRLGGRYELGHVLGRGGMAEVYLAHDTRLGRTVAVKTLRADLARDPSFQARFRREAQSAASLNHPAIVAVYDTGEDYIDGTSIPYIVMEYVDGSTLRELLHSGRKLLPERTLEMTIGILQALEYSHRSGIVHRDIKPANVMLTRNGQVKVMDFGIARAMGDSGMTMTQTSAVIGTAQYLSPEQAKGEQVDARSDLYSSGCLLYELLTVRPPFIGDSPVAVAYQHVREEPQPPSVFDPEITPEMDAIVLKALVKDPDYRYQSADEMRLDIEACLDGQPVGATAAMGSVGYGGYGYPDDQATTALRSDAGATTMLPPMSPDDGGYGYDDRPRRRQQKKSNTSTILLAVAGALVLVGAILIGKWVFDGQAVNDNAFKNPNFVSLTQDDAKKAAVNSDLKLTFTEKACEDEPKGNICSQVPVAGADVKKDDTIALVLSTGAPKVVVPSVLGDKVDDATKELESDKYQLDVKTVTKESPEEPGKVLEQSLDVGDEVEKGTTITLTVAKEEEKSTVPEVIGQDCETAKQQMQVNGLVGECTEIDTNDDNQVGKVISTSPQANREADPGSTVIIQIGKKAEQPKTEVPNVTQKTVGEARQILQAAGFTNIQFANGSDQSDTALVIAQDPPGGNEVDDPGNTEITLQTVNFGNGNNGGNNGDNDNGGIFG, via the coding sequence ATGGAAGAGCCGCGTCGCCTCGGCGGCCGGTACGAGCTGGGTCACGTGCTCGGCCGTGGTGGCATGGCGGAGGTATACCTCGCGCATGACACCCGCCTGGGCCGCACCGTGGCAGTGAAGACGTTGCGCGCCGACCTCGCGCGCGACCCTTCCTTCCAGGCCCGGTTCCGCCGGGAGGCCCAGTCGGCCGCCTCGCTCAACCATCCCGCGATCGTCGCCGTGTACGACACCGGCGAGGACTACATCGACGGGACGTCCATCCCGTACATCGTGATGGAGTACGTGGACGGCTCCACCCTCCGCGAGCTCCTCCACTCGGGCCGAAAGCTGCTGCCCGAGCGGACGCTGGAGATGACCATCGGGATCCTCCAGGCGTTGGAGTACTCCCACAGAAGCGGCATCGTCCACCGCGACATCAAGCCGGCCAACGTGATGCTCACGCGCAACGGCCAGGTCAAGGTCATGGACTTCGGCATCGCCCGTGCGATGGGCGACTCCGGCATGACGATGACGCAGACCTCGGCGGTCATAGGAACGGCCCAGTACCTGTCGCCGGAACAGGCGAAGGGCGAGCAGGTCGACGCCCGGTCCGACCTGTACTCGTCCGGCTGCCTGCTCTACGAACTCCTGACGGTCCGCCCGCCGTTCATCGGGGACTCCCCGGTCGCCGTTGCGTACCAGCACGTACGGGAAGAACCGCAGCCCCCGTCGGTGTTCGACCCCGAGATCACGCCCGAGATGGACGCCATCGTCCTGAAGGCCCTGGTCAAGGACCCGGATTACCGCTACCAGTCCGCCGACGAGATGCGCCTCGACATCGAGGCCTGCCTCGACGGCCAGCCCGTGGGGGCCACGGCAGCCATGGGCTCGGTCGGCTACGGCGGCTACGGCTACCCCGACGACCAGGCCACCACCGCCCTGCGCTCCGACGCCGGCGCGACCACCATGCTTCCCCCGATGAGCCCGGACGACGGCGGCTACGGCTACGACGACCGCCCCCGACGCCGCCAGCAGAAGAAGTCGAACACCTCGACGATCCTGCTGGCCGTGGCGGGCGCCCTGGTGCTGGTGGGCGCGATCCTGATCGGCAAGTGGGTGTTCGACGGTCAGGCTGTGAACGACAACGCCTTCAAGAACCCGAACTTCGTGAGCCTGACCCAGGACGATGCGAAAAAGGCGGCGGTGAACTCCGACCTGAAGCTGACGTTCACCGAGAAGGCCTGCGAGGACGAGCCCAAGGGCAACATCTGCTCCCAGGTGCCTGTGGCCGGTGCCGACGTGAAGAAGGACGACACGATCGCGCTGGTGTTGTCCACCGGGGCGCCGAAGGTGGTCGTACCGAGCGTGCTCGGCGACAAGGTCGACGACGCCACGAAGGAACTTGAGAGCGACAAGTACCAGCTCGACGTCAAGACGGTGACCAAGGAGTCTCCCGAGGAGCCGGGGAAGGTCCTGGAACAGTCCCTGGACGTCGGCGACGAGGTGGAGAAGGGCACGACGATCACCCTCACCGTCGCCAAGGAGGAAGAGAAGTCGACGGTCCCGGAGGTCATCGGCCAGGACTGTGAGACCGCCAAGCAGCAGATGCAGGTCAACGGCCTCGTCGGCGAGTGCACGGAGATCGACACCAACGACGACAACCAGGTCGGCAAGGTCATCTCGACCTCGCCGCAGGCCAACAGGGAGGCCGACCCCGGGTCCACGGTGATCATCCAGATCGGCAAGAAGGCCGAGCAGCCGAAGACCGAAGTCCCGAACGTCACTCAGAAGACGGTCGGCGAGGCCAGGCAGATCCTGCAGGCGGCGGGCTTCACCAACATCCAGTTCGCCAACGGCAGCGACCAGAGCGACACCGCGCTGGTCATCGCCCAGGATCCGCCGGGCGGCAACGAGGTCGACGATCCGGGCAACACCGAGATCACGCTCCAGACCGTCAACTTCGGCAACGGCAACAACGGCGGAAACAACGGCGACAACGACAACGGCGGCATCTTCGGCTGA
- a CDS encoding class E sortase has product MAATTDHDEQTADAPVSPSQAHPRRRGGKVATAVSLFGELLITAGLVLGLFVAYSLWWTNVVADREASKQGDQVRDHWADADTGPGALDTRDGIGFLHVPAMRSGEVLVKKGTSSKVLNDGVAGYYMDPIKSALPQAKQGNFTLAAHRDGHGAKFHNIDKLKKGDPIVFETKTDWYVYKVYETLPETSKYNVQVLSQIPKESGKRKPGRYITLTTCTPVFTSEYRYIVWGELVRVEKVDSKRTVPEELR; this is encoded by the coding sequence GTGGCAGCGACGACGGACCACGACGAGCAGACCGCCGACGCCCCGGTTTCCCCGTCGCAGGCCCACCCGCGGAGGAGGGGCGGCAAAGTGGCCACCGCGGTGAGCCTTTTCGGCGAACTCCTCATCACGGCGGGCCTGGTGCTGGGCCTGTTCGTCGCGTATTCGCTCTGGTGGACGAACGTCGTCGCGGACCGCGAGGCGAGCAAACAGGGTGATCAGGTACGTGATCACTGGGCCGACGCGGACACGGGCCCCGGCGCTCTGGACACCAGGGACGGCATCGGCTTCCTGCACGTCCCGGCGATGAGGAGCGGCGAGGTCCTGGTCAAGAAGGGCACGTCGTCGAAGGTCCTGAACGACGGCGTCGCGGGCTACTACATGGACCCCATCAAGTCGGCGCTTCCCCAGGCCAAGCAGGGCAATTTCACGCTGGCGGCCCACCGGGACGGCCACGGCGCCAAGTTCCACAACATCGACAAGCTGAAGAAGGGCGACCCGATCGTCTTCGAGACGAAGACGGACTGGTACGTCTACAAGGTCTACGAGACCCTCCCGGAGACCTCGAAGTACAACGTCCAGGTCCTGTCCCAGATCCCGAAGGAGTCGGGAAAGCGGAAACCCGGCCGCTACATCACCCTGACGACCTGCACACCGGTGTTCACGTCGGAGTACCGGTACATCGTGTGGGGGGAGCTGGTGCGGGTGGAGAAGGTGGACTCCAAGCGGACGGTGCCTGAGGAACTGCGCTGA
- the crgA gene encoding cell division protein CrgA has translation MPKSRIRKKADYTPPPAKQATAIKLNSRGWVAPVMLAMFLIGLAWIVLFYVTDGTLPIDSLDNWNIVVGFGFIAAGFGVSTQWK, from the coding sequence GTGCCGAAGTCACGTATCCGCAAGAAGGCCGACTACACGCCGCCGCCCGCCAAGCAGGCGACGGCCATCAAACTGAACAGCCGCGGCTGGGTCGCGCCAGTCATGCTGGCCATGTTCCTCATCGGCCTGGCCTGGATCGTCCTCTTCTATGTGACCGACGGCACGCTGCCGATCGACTCACTGGACAACTGGAACATCGTGGTGGGCTTCGGCTTCATCGCTGCCGGATTCGGTGTCTCCACGCAGTGGAAGTAG
- a CDS encoding restriction endonuclease has protein sequence MINEAVLLESKILRDSAVGRTDVLDKVKALSLLPDGMHVTTAMVAVYFEVGVEAIKSLVKDHRAELEGNGYRLLVGEELRSFKDLSRIQSRTRSLALFSRRAVLNVAMLLRDSEVARQVRVYLLDMEYLVRTRPVDNPVRTGTFSLADHIAQRIDQRITHVLAHTVVPMFNALIETSGEHKRELVALRTGVQHIERRLRQHHARLRRLETARYEKGR, from the coding sequence GTGATCAACGAAGCGGTTCTGCTGGAATCGAAGATTCTACGCGACAGCGCGGTGGGACGCACAGATGTGCTCGACAAGGTCAAAGCTCTGTCACTGCTGCCGGACGGGATGCACGTGACGACAGCAATGGTGGCGGTGTACTTCGAGGTGGGCGTCGAAGCCATCAAGTCGCTCGTCAAGGACCACCGAGCCGAGTTGGAGGGCAACGGCTATCGTCTGCTGGTCGGCGAAGAACTGAGGTCCTTCAAGGACCTCAGTCGGATTCAGTCACGCACCCGCTCTCTCGCTCTCTTCTCCCGCCGAGCCGTCCTGAACGTCGCCATGCTGCTCCGGGACAGCGAAGTCGCACGTCAGGTGCGTGTGTACCTGCTCGACATGGAGTACCTGGTGCGCACCCGACCTGTGGACAACCCTGTCCGTACAGGCACGTTCTCCCTCGCCGACCACATCGCCCAGCGCATCGACCAACGGATCACCCACGTCCTCGCCCACACCGTCGTGCCGATGTTCAACGCCCTGATCGAGACGTCGGGCGAGCACAAGAGGGAGTTGGTCGCGCTGCGGACAGGCGTCCAGCACATCGAGCGGCGGCTCCGGCAGCATCACGCACGGCTGCGGAGGCTTGAGACCGCGAGGTACGAAAAGGGCCGGTAG
- a CDS encoding peptidoglycan D,D-transpeptidase FtsI family protein gives MNKPLRRIAIFCGLLVLALLIRDNWIQYVRADDLKDDTLNRRVAIERYATPRGNIIVDGESITGSTTSKSSDFEYKRTYKDGPMWAPVTGYASQAFGATQLESIDDGILTGNDDRLFFRNTLDMITGKKKQGGNVVTTLNAAAQKAAYDGLKGRGKGAVAAIDPSTGAILALASFPSYDPSSFAGNSNKDSEAWQKLQKKADPNDPLLNRALRDIYPPGSTFKVVTAAAALENGLYTDADQKTDSPLPYNLPTTRTPLKNEGNIPCKNATMRVALQYSCNTVFGKIGADLGKDKMLDEAKKFGFNAEQFIPVRAAASNFPEKMDKPQTALSSIGQFETATTPLQMAMVASAIANDGKLMKPYMVDKLQAPNIDVLQQTEPAEMSQPLSSKNAQTLQSMMETVVKDGTGKNAQISGVTVGGKTGTAQHGVDNSEKPYAWFISYAKLADGSSPVAVAVVVEDEGAVRDNISGGGLAAPIAKSVMEAVIQSKQ, from the coding sequence GTGAACAAGCCCTTGCGCCGGATCGCGATCTTCTGCGGGCTGCTCGTGCTCGCCCTGCTCATCCGCGACAACTGGATCCAGTACGTCCGGGCGGACGACCTCAAGGACGACACGCTCAACCGCCGGGTCGCCATCGAGCGCTACGCCACACCCCGCGGCAACATCATCGTCGACGGCGAGTCGATCACCGGCTCCACCACGTCCAAGAGCAGCGACTTCGAGTACAAGCGCACCTACAAGGACGGCCCCATGTGGGCGCCCGTCACGGGCTACGCCTCGCAGGCGTTCGGCGCGACGCAGCTCGAGTCCATCGACGACGGCATCCTCACCGGCAACGACGACCGGCTCTTCTTCCGCAACACGCTCGACATGATCACGGGCAAGAAGAAGCAGGGCGGCAACGTCGTCACCACCCTCAACGCCGCCGCCCAGAAGGCCGCGTACGACGGTCTCAAGGGCCGTGGCAAGGGCGCGGTGGCCGCGATCGACCCGTCCACCGGCGCGATCCTGGCCCTGGCCTCCTTCCCCTCGTACGACCCCTCCTCGTTCGCCGGGAACTCGAACAAGGACTCGGAGGCCTGGCAGAAGCTCCAGAAGAAGGCCGACCCCAACGACCCCCTGCTCAACCGGGCCCTGCGCGACATCTACCCGCCCGGCTCCACCTTCAAGGTCGTGACGGCGGCGGCGGCCCTCGAGAACGGCCTGTACACGGACGCCGACCAGAAGACGGACTCGCCGCTCCCCTACAACCTGCCGACCACCAGGACCCCGCTGAAGAACGAGGGGAACATCCCCTGCAAGAACGCGACCATGCGCGTCGCCCTGCAGTACTCCTGCAACACCGTGTTCGGCAAGATCGGCGCCGACCTCGGCAAGGACAAGATGCTCGACGAGGCCAAGAAGTTCGGTTTCAACGCCGAGCAGTTCATCCCCGTCCGCGCCGCCGCCTCCAACTTCCCCGAGAAGATGGACAAGCCGCAGACCGCGCTCAGCTCGATCGGCCAGTTCGAGACCGCGACGACCCCGCTGCAGATGGCCATGGTCGCCTCCGCGATCGCCAACGACGGCAAGCTGATGAAGCCGTACATGGTCGACAAGCTCCAGGCCCCCAACATCGACGTGCTCCAACAGACCGAGCCCGCGGAGATGAGCCAGCCGCTGTCCTCCAAGAACGCCCAGACACTCCAGTCGATGATGGAGACGGTCGTCAAGGACGGCACCGGCAAGAACGCCCAGATCAGCGGCGTCACCGTCGGCGGCAAGACCGGCACCGCCCAGCACGGCGTCGACAACAGCGAGAAGCCGTACGCCTGGTTCATCTCCTACGCCAAGCTCGCCGACGGCAGCTCACCGGTCGCCGTGGCGGTCGTCGTCGAGGACGAGGGCGCCGTCCGCGACAACATCTCGGGCGGCGGCCTGGCCGCGCCCATCGCCAAGAGCGTGATGGAGGCGGTCATCCAGAGCAAGCAGTGA